A single window of Vigna unguiculata cultivar IT97K-499-35 chromosome 1, ASM411807v1, whole genome shotgun sequence DNA harbors:
- the LOC114186917 gene encoding UDP-glycosyltransferase 88F5-like isoform X2, whose amino-acid sequence MISKVSPTQSTKMEKDTIVLFPAPGIGHIVAMVELAKLIQTHRFTITIILTTGLLDHPTIEYYIRRITAAHPSISFLRLPHIPLSAATSVSLAARAFAFIKANASSVATSLSQISQTTAVKAFIIDLFCTSAMEPASSMGIPVYYFFTSGAAVLALFSYFPKLHEQGSESFKDMVGVELRVPGNAPLKAVNMPEPVLDRTDPSYWDMLYFCTCLPKARGIIVNSFPELEPLAVNAVAEGACFPNAERGPRVYYIGPLIAEPQQSGRDSKECLRWLEEQPRRSVVYLCFGSRGSFSVAQLKEIAKGLERSGHRFLWVVKKPLEEEGANQIDEAAKPGDPLDLASVLPNGFLERTKDRGMVVEAWAPQVEVLSRESVGGFVSHCGWNSVLEAVVAGVPMVAWPLYAEQHANREVMVGEMKVAVGVNEREEDGFVSAEEVEKRVREVMETKDIRDRSFKLKQMAMAAVAEFGSSTTALSNLVHSWTSFS is encoded by the exons ATGATTTCGAAGGTTTCACCAACCCAATCAACCAAAATGGAAAAGGACACAATTGTATTGTTTCCAGCACCGGGCATAGGCCACATTGTAGCCATGGTTGAACTTGCCAAGCTCATCCAAACGCACCGTTTCACCATCACCATCATCCTCACCACCGGCCTCCTCGACCACCCAACCATCGAATACTACATCCGCCGCATCACCGCCGCACATCCCTCCATCTCCTTCCTCCGCCTCCCCCACATCCCACTCTCCGCCGCAACCTCCGTCAGCCTCGCCGCCAGAGCCTTCGCCTTCATCAAAGCAAATGCTTCCAGCGTGGCCACCTCCCTCTCCCAAATCTCCCAAACCACCGCCGTCAAAGCCTTCATAATCGACCTCTTCTGCACTTCCGCCATGGAACCAGCTTCTTCCATGGGAATCCCAGTCTACTACTTCTTCACTTCCGGCGCCGCCGTTCTCGCGCTCTTCTCGTACTTTCCGAAACTCCACGAACAGGGGAGCGAGTCGTTTAAGGATATGGTCGGGGTGGAACTGCGCGTGCCGGGCAACGCGCCTCTGAAAGCGGTGAACATGCCGGAACCCGTGTTAGACAGGACCGACCCTTCCTACTGGGACATGCTCTACTTCTGCACATGCCTTCCCAAAGCGCGTGGGATTATAGTGAACTCCTTTCCAGAGCTCGAGCCTCTGGCGGTTAACGCCGTGGCGGAGGGCGCGTGTTTTCCAAACGCCGAACGTGGACCTCGCGTTTACTATATTGGACCACTCATAGCGGAACCTCAACAATCAG GAAGAGACAGCAAGGAATGTCTGAGATGGTTGGAGGAACAACCGAGGAGAAGCGTGGTGTATCTGTGTTTCGGAAGCCGAGGATCGTTCTCGGTGGCACAGTTGAAAGAGATAGCGAAAGGGTTAGAGAGGAGTGGGCACAGGTTCTTGTGGGTCGTCAAAAAACCATTAGAAGAGGAGGGagcaaatcaaattgatgaagCAGCAAAACCGGGGGATCCATTGGACTTGGCTTCGGTGCTGCCAAATGGGTTCCTGGAGAGGACCAAGGATCGAGGAATGGTGGTGGAGGCGTGGGCACCGCAGGTGGAGGTGCTGAGTCGTGAATCGGTGGGGGGGTTTGTGAGTCACTGCGGGTGGAACTCGGTGCTGGAAGCGGTGGTGGCGGGGGTGCCGATGGTTGCATGGCCGCTGTACGCAGAGCAGCACGcgaacagggaggtgatggtggGGGAGATGAAGGTGGCGGTTGGCGTGAATGAGAGGGAAGAAGATGGGTTTGTGAGTGCAGAGGAAGTTGAGAAGAGAGTGAGGGAAGTTATGGAGACAAAGGATATCAGAGACAGAAGTTTTAAGCTCAAACAAATGGCTATGGCTGCTGTTGCAGAATTTGGATCCTCCACTACAGCACTTTCCAACTTAGTTCATTCATGGACTTCATTTTCATAG
- the LOC114186917 gene encoding UDP-glycosyltransferase 88F5-like isoform X1, with amino-acid sequence MISKVSPTQSTKMEKDTIVLFPAPGIGHIVAMVELAKLIQTHRFTITIILTTGLLDHPTIEYYIRRITAAHPSISFLRLPHIPLSAATSVSLAARAFAFIKANASSVATSLSQISQTTAVKAFIIDLFCTSAMEPASSMGIPVYYFFTSGAAVLALFSYFPKLHEQGSESFKDMVGVELRVPGNAPLKAVNMPEPVLDRTDPSYWDMLYFCTCLPKARGIIVNSFPELEPLAVNAVAEGACFPNAERGPRVYYIGPLIAEPQQSDAGRDSKECLRWLEEQPRRSVVYLCFGSRGSFSVAQLKEIAKGLERSGHRFLWVVKKPLEEEGANQIDEAAKPGDPLDLASVLPNGFLERTKDRGMVVEAWAPQVEVLSRESVGGFVSHCGWNSVLEAVVAGVPMVAWPLYAEQHANREVMVGEMKVAVGVNEREEDGFVSAEEVEKRVREVMETKDIRDRSFKLKQMAMAAVAEFGSSTTALSNLVHSWTSFS; translated from the exons ATGATTTCGAAGGTTTCACCAACCCAATCAACCAAAATGGAAAAGGACACAATTGTATTGTTTCCAGCACCGGGCATAGGCCACATTGTAGCCATGGTTGAACTTGCCAAGCTCATCCAAACGCACCGTTTCACCATCACCATCATCCTCACCACCGGCCTCCTCGACCACCCAACCATCGAATACTACATCCGCCGCATCACCGCCGCACATCCCTCCATCTCCTTCCTCCGCCTCCCCCACATCCCACTCTCCGCCGCAACCTCCGTCAGCCTCGCCGCCAGAGCCTTCGCCTTCATCAAAGCAAATGCTTCCAGCGTGGCCACCTCCCTCTCCCAAATCTCCCAAACCACCGCCGTCAAAGCCTTCATAATCGACCTCTTCTGCACTTCCGCCATGGAACCAGCTTCTTCCATGGGAATCCCAGTCTACTACTTCTTCACTTCCGGCGCCGCCGTTCTCGCGCTCTTCTCGTACTTTCCGAAACTCCACGAACAGGGGAGCGAGTCGTTTAAGGATATGGTCGGGGTGGAACTGCGCGTGCCGGGCAACGCGCCTCTGAAAGCGGTGAACATGCCGGAACCCGTGTTAGACAGGACCGACCCTTCCTACTGGGACATGCTCTACTTCTGCACATGCCTTCCCAAAGCGCGTGGGATTATAGTGAACTCCTTTCCAGAGCTCGAGCCTCTGGCGGTTAACGCCGTGGCGGAGGGCGCGTGTTTTCCAAACGCCGAACGTGGACCTCGCGTTTACTATATTGGACCACTCATAGCGGAACCTCAACAATCAG ATGCAGGAAGAGACAGCAAGGAATGTCTGAGATGGTTGGAGGAACAACCGAGGAGAAGCGTGGTGTATCTGTGTTTCGGAAGCCGAGGATCGTTCTCGGTGGCACAGTTGAAAGAGATAGCGAAAGGGTTAGAGAGGAGTGGGCACAGGTTCTTGTGGGTCGTCAAAAAACCATTAGAAGAGGAGGGagcaaatcaaattgatgaagCAGCAAAACCGGGGGATCCATTGGACTTGGCTTCGGTGCTGCCAAATGGGTTCCTGGAGAGGACCAAGGATCGAGGAATGGTGGTGGAGGCGTGGGCACCGCAGGTGGAGGTGCTGAGTCGTGAATCGGTGGGGGGGTTTGTGAGTCACTGCGGGTGGAACTCGGTGCTGGAAGCGGTGGTGGCGGGGGTGCCGATGGTTGCATGGCCGCTGTACGCAGAGCAGCACGcgaacagggaggtgatggtggGGGAGATGAAGGTGGCGGTTGGCGTGAATGAGAGGGAAGAAGATGGGTTTGTGAGTGCAGAGGAAGTTGAGAAGAGAGTGAGGGAAGTTATGGAGACAAAGGATATCAGAGACAGAAGTTTTAAGCTCAAACAAATGGCTATGGCTGCTGTTGCAGAATTTGGATCCTCCACTACAGCACTTTCCAACTTAGTTCATTCATGGACTTCATTTTCATAG